The Vicia villosa cultivar HV-30 ecotype Madison, WI linkage group LG1, Vvil1.0, whole genome shotgun sequence genome includes a region encoding these proteins:
- the LOC131639227 gene encoding F-box protein SKIP2-like, with product MLKPFISLQLHLFFSFHAILTFYNLVKLNFISLLLFFFNFMGQSPSTSVTSPEINRRDVSNINRFGHGHGNGNGCGDISDEFYGGLRRDYTDEIPDECLAGIFQFLDAGDRKSCSVVSRRWLRVEGESRQRLSLNAEAKLLDFVPSLFARFDSVSKLALRCNRKSTSVNDDAMILISLRCKNLTRLKLRGCKEITEIGMLGLARNCKNLKKLSIVSCLFGVKGVHAVVYNSEVIEELSVKRLRGDNDDDAESVYGNGNGCSSLKSICLKELGNGHSFMPLIVGSKKLQSLKLIGCVGNWDSTLATVGKMNTLVEVHLEKVQVSDVGLVGVSKCLKLETLHLVKTPECSDAGLVAVAERCKMLKKLHIDGWRTNRIGDDGLISVAKNCPNLQELVLIAMYPTSLSLAEIASSCQGLERFALCGIGTVTDADIECVAAKCVALKKLCIKGCPVSNIGIAAFASGCPNLVKLKVRKCVKVTGEVAGWLRVRRSSLAFNFDHNQVEGLDGSGSDVGVQETTMAFPQIDNEVNPIDDSPSTSNNNDNRWSMFRSKFNFVPCAFRRWTNIDTISSNSFS from the coding sequence ATGTTGAAACCCTTTATCTCTCTCCAACTCCATCTCTTCTTTTCATTTCATGCTATTCTCACATTTTACAACCTCGTTAAACTTAATTTTATTtctctattattatttttcttcaattttatggGTCAGTCACCGTCAACCTCCGTTACCTCGCCGGAGATTAACCGCCGCGATGTTTCCAATATTAACCGATTCGGTCACGGTCACGGTAACGGTAACGGTTGCGGTGATATCTCTGATGAGTTCTATGGAGGTTTACGCCGTGATTATACGGATGAGATTCCCGATGAGTGTTTGGCTGGGATTTTCCAGTTTCTGGATGCAGGAGATCGGAAAAGCTGCTCCGTCGTGTCGCGTCGGTGGTTGCGCGTGGAAGGTGAGAGCCGGCAGCGGCTTTCGCTAAACGCGGAGGCGAAACTGTTGGATTTTGTTCCGTCGCTGTTCGCTCGATTTGATTCGGTGTCGAAGCTGGCGTTGCGTTGTAACAGGAAATCGACGAGCGTGAATGATGATGCGATGATTCTGATCTCGCTTCGTTGTAAGAATCTCACGCGCTTGAAGTTGCGCGGGTGTAAGGAGATTACCGAGATCGGGATGTTAGGGCTTGCGAGAAATTGTAAGAATTTGAAGAAGCTTTCGATTGTGTCGTGTTTGTTTGGGGTTAAGGGTGTTCATGCTGTTGTGTATAATAGTGAGGTTATTGAGGAGCTTTCTGTGAAGAGGCTTCGAGGAGATAACGATGATGATGCTGAATCGGTTTATGGTAATGGAAATGGTTGTTCTTCGTTGAAATCGATTTGTTTGAAGGAGCTTGGTAATGGGCATAGTTTTATGCCATTGATTGTTGGTTCGAAGAAGCTTCAGAGTTTGAAGCTGATTGGGTGTGTGGGGAATTGGGATTCCACGCTTGCGACAGTGGGGAAAATGAATACTTTGGTTGAGGTTCATCTTGAGAAGGTTCAGGTGAGTGATGTGGGTCTTGTTGGTGTATCGAAGTGTTTGAAGTTGGAAACTTTGCACCTTGTGAAGACGCCGGAGTGTTCAGATGCTGGGCTTGTTGCTGTTGCTGAACGTTGCAAGATGTTGAAAAAGCTTCACATTGATGGGTGGAGGACTAACAGAATTGGTGATGATGGTTTGATTTCTGTTGCGAAAAACTGTCCTAATTTGCAAGAGCTTGTGTTGATTGCGATGTATCCTACATCGTTGAGTTTGGCTGAGATTGCTTCGAGTTGCCAGGGTTTGGAAAGGTTTGCTCTTTGTGGAATTGGTACGGTTACTGATGCGGATATTGAGTGTGTTGCTGCTAAGTGTGTGGCGCTTAAGAAATTGTGTATTAAGGGTTGTCCTGTGTCGAATAttggcattgcagcatttgcttcTGGGTGTCCTAATTTGGTTAAACTCAAAGTGAGAAAGTGTGTGAAAGTTACAGGTGAAGTCGCGGGGTGGCTGCGTGTAAGGAGGAGTTCTTTGGCGTTTAATTTTGATCACAATCAAGTTGAGGGATTGGATGGAAGTGGTAGTGATGTCGGGGTTCAAGAAACTACCATGGCTTTTCCACAAATTGACAATGAAGTTAACCCTATTGATGATTCTCCTTCAACCAGCAATAACAACGACAACCGATGGTCGATGTTCAGGTCCAAGTTCAATTTCGTGCCTTGTGCTTTCAGAAGGTGGACAAACATTGATACTATCTCTAGTAACAGCTTTTCTTAA